In Fusarium oxysporum Fo47 chromosome IX, complete sequence, the following proteins share a genomic window:
- a CDS encoding uracil phosphoribosyltransferase-domain-containing protein, translating to MSSLPSNVHVSQHPCLRAKLSQLRSKANSPREVKSLIHEISLIVSCEALASSLEATEGTQDETPLGFQFTSTTVQPSTMCLVPILRSGLGMVDAVQTMLPIPVPVHHLGMYREPSTLDPVEYYNNLPQQIPGDSSNSNASSLAILVDPVIATGGTCAAAIQTLREWGAKRIIVLAVIGADEGVQRVAAEWPEGCEVWIAAVDKELTKDGMLKPGLGDVGDRLFLTIGK from the exons ATGTCTTCGTTGCCTTCAAACGTCCATGTCTCTCAGCACCCGTGTCTACGGGCAAAGCTGAGCCAGCTTCGCTCAAAGGCCAACAGCCCTAGAGAGGTCAAATCACTGATTCATGAGATCTCTCTGATTGTCTCTTGTGAAGCTCTTGCTTCGTCTTTGGAAGCTACGGAAGGGACTCAG GATGAGACGCCTTTGGGCTTCCAGTTCACTTCCACAACAGTGCAACCAAGTACCATGTGTCTGGTTCCCATTCTGCGATCAGGTCTTGGCATGGTTGACG CTGTGCAAACCATGCTCCCTATCCCAGTTCCAGTTCATCATCTGGGCATGTACCGTGAGCCGTCTACTCTCGACCCAGTTGAGTACTACAACAATCTTCCCCAGCAAATTCCGGGTGACTCCTCCAACAGCAACGCTAGTAGCCTTGCTATCTTGGTCGATCCTGTTATTGCAACTGGCGGGACCTGCGCCGCCGCCATCCAGACGCTTCGTGAATGGGGCGCAAAGAGAATCATTGTTCTCGCCGTTATTGGAGCTGACGAGGGTGTTCAGAGAGTCGCTGCCGAGTGGCCCGAGGGATGCGAGGTTTGGATTGCAGCAGTGGACAAAGAGTTGACCAAGGATGGTATGCTGAAGCCTGGTCTGGGAGATGTTGGTGACAGGTTGTTCTTAACTATCGGCAAATGA